One region of Gemmatimonadaceae bacterium genomic DNA includes:
- a CDS encoding HD domain-containing protein: protein MTGYSDRINHAFAFAAKHHDQQVRKGTRLPYLTHPANVAVILTRYGCNDDTVVAGILHDVVEDCVREGWTREMLEERIGHKFGSSVLSTVLTVTERRTDDDGIEMSYDDRKSDYLERLVLASDEARWVCAADKVHNANSILSDLRRTAFPETVWGRFSVGREGTVRWYARVAERLRAIGFTASIVDELSAAADELNRR from the coding sequence ATGACCGGCTACTCTGACCGCATCAACCATGCATTCGCCTTTGCGGCGAAGCATCACGATCAACAGGTGCGCAAGGGGACGCGTCTCCCGTACCTCACGCATCCGGCGAACGTGGCGGTCATTCTCACCCGCTACGGCTGCAACGACGACACGGTGGTGGCGGGCATTCTGCACGACGTGGTGGAAGACTGCGTGCGCGAAGGCTGGACGCGCGAGATGCTCGAAGAGCGCATCGGCCACAAGTTCGGCAGCTCGGTGTTGAGTACCGTCTTGACCGTCACTGAACGGCGTACCGACGACGACGGCATCGAGATGTCGTACGACGACCGCAAGAGCGATTACCTCGAGCGGCTGGTCCTGGCGAGCGACGAGGCGCGATGGGTGTGCGCGGCGGACAAGGTCCACAACGCCAACTCCATCCTCTCCGACCTGCGCCGCACCGCGTTTCCGGAAACCGTCTGGGGACGCTTCTCGGTTGGCCGCGAGGGCACGGTGCGATGGTACGCGCGGGTGGCCGAACGGCTGCGCGCCATCGGCTTCACCGCGTCGATCGTCGACGAACTGTCGGCCGCCGCGGACGAGCTCAATCGACGCTGA
- a CDS encoding GAF domain-containing protein produces MEPVIPDLRDVPRRDAYVQLLDLQRLLLDGSNDPIAAMATTSALLHHAFGHLWTGFYRVVEPGTLLRVGPYQGSLGCLEITFGRGVCGTAAAERRTIVVPDVHAFPGHITCDPRSRSAIVVPVFDTHARLLAVLDIDSSVSNAFGDADREGLEALVAWFARMTYVPVLS; encoded by the coding sequence ATGGAACCCGTCATACCCGATTTGCGCGACGTGCCACGACGAGACGCGTACGTCCAGCTGCTCGACCTGCAGCGACTGCTCCTGGACGGGTCAAACGATCCGATTGCCGCCATGGCGACCACCAGCGCGTTGCTCCACCATGCATTTGGTCACCTGTGGACCGGTTTCTATCGGGTGGTGGAACCTGGCACCCTGCTCCGGGTCGGTCCCTACCAGGGCTCGCTGGGCTGTCTTGAGATTACCTTCGGCCGTGGCGTTTGCGGCACGGCGGCGGCAGAACGACGCACGATAGTCGTACCGGATGTGCATGCGTTTCCGGGCCACATTACGTGCGATCCGCGCTCCCGGAGCGCAATCGTGGTCCCGGTGTTCGATACGCATGCACGGCTGCTGGCGGTTCTCGATATCGACTCGTCTGTGTCCAACGCGTTCGGTGACGCCGACCGCGAAGGCTTGGAGGCACTGGTGGCTTGGTTCGCGCGCATGACGTATGTTCCCGTTCTCTCCTGA